One Mycolicibacterium parafortuitum DNA segment encodes these proteins:
- a CDS encoding YlxR family protein encodes MPLTAPVEATPNALRTGFLLHAALAVDSPVIQHEASARMRENTKEPSGGPVRTCIGCRRRELAVELLRVVAVDSVVTVDAAGKLPGRGAWLHPDPECLQAAIRRRAFGRALRITGSPDITAVSDRLSSGEALDIPGQENR; translated from the coding sequence ATGCCGCTCACGGCGCCGGTTGAGGCGACACCGAACGCATTGCGCACCGGTTTTCTTCTCCACGCGGCCCTGGCGGTAGACTCACCTGTGATCCAGCACGAGGCATCGGCTCGGATGCGTGAAAACACCAAGGAACCCTCCGGGGGACCGGTGCGGACATGTATCGGATGTCGGAGGCGAGAGCTGGCCGTCGAACTGCTTCGGGTTGTCGCGGTCGACAGTGTCGTCACTGTCGATGCAGCGGGAAAGCTTCCGGGGCGGGGTGCCTGGTTGCATCCCGATCCGGAGTGTCTGCAGGCAGCGATTCGCCGGCGAGCGTTCGGCCGAGCGTTGCGTATCACCGGTTCACCGGACATCACCGCGGTGTCGGACCGTCTCTCCAGCGGGGAGGCGCTCGACATACCCGGTCAAGAGAACAGGTAA
- the nusA gene encoding transcription termination factor NusA — MNIDMAALHAIEADKGITVDVVVDTIKSALLTAYRHTDGHEPDARIDIDRKTGVVKVIARQTDEDGNVLHEWDDTPEGFGRIAATTARQVILQRLRDAENEKNYGEFSAREGDIVAGVIQRDARANARGLVVVRMGSETKGSEGVIPAAEQVPGEKYEHGDRLRCYVVGVSRGAREPLITLSRTHPNLVRKLFSLEVPEIADGSVEIVAVAREAGHRSKIAVASRAPGLNAKGACIGPMGQRVRNVMSELSGEKIDIIDYDEDPAKFVANALSPAKVVSVTVIDEAARAARVIVPDFQLSLAIGKEGQNARLAARLTGWRIDIRSDDASRDGDDGSPHPGTRPAPRPDAAHGAG, encoded by the coding sequence ATGAACATCGACATGGCGGCCCTGCACGCGATCGAGGCCGACAAGGGAATCACGGTCGACGTCGTCGTCGACACCATCAAGTCGGCCCTGCTGACCGCCTACCGGCACACCGACGGGCACGAGCCCGACGCGCGCATCGACATCGACCGCAAGACCGGTGTCGTCAAGGTGATCGCCCGGCAGACCGACGAAGACGGCAACGTGCTGCACGAGTGGGACGACACCCCCGAGGGGTTCGGCCGGATCGCGGCGACCACGGCCCGCCAGGTCATCCTGCAGCGGCTGCGCGACGCCGAGAACGAGAAGAACTACGGCGAGTTCTCCGCCCGCGAGGGTGACATCGTCGCCGGCGTCATCCAGCGCGACGCACGCGCGAACGCCCGCGGCCTGGTGGTGGTCCGGATGGGCAGCGAGACGAAGGGCTCCGAGGGCGTGATCCCCGCCGCCGAGCAGGTCCCCGGCGAGAAGTACGAGCACGGTGACCGGCTGCGTTGCTACGTCGTCGGCGTGAGCCGCGGCGCCAGGGAACCGCTCATCACACTGTCCCGGACGCACCCCAACCTGGTGCGCAAGCTGTTCTCGCTCGAGGTTCCCGAGATCGCCGACGGGTCCGTCGAGATCGTCGCCGTCGCGCGCGAGGCCGGGCACCGTTCCAAGATCGCGGTCGCGTCCCGCGCGCCCGGCCTGAACGCCAAGGGCGCCTGCATCGGCCCGATGGGGCAGCGCGTGCGCAACGTGATGAGCGAGCTCTCCGGAGAGAAGATCGACATCATCGACTACGACGAGGACCCGGCGAAGTTCGTCGCCAACGCGCTGTCGCCGGCGAAGGTGGTGTCGGTGACCGTGATCGACGAGGCTGCCCGCGCGGCCCGGGTGATCGTGCCGGACTTCCAGCTGTCGCTGGCGATCGGCAAGGAAGGCCAGAACGCCCGGCTGGCGGCACGGCTGACCGGCTGGCGGATCGACATCCGCAGCGACGACGCGTCCCGCGACGGCGACGACGGGAGCCCGCACCCCGGGACGCGGCCTGCTCCGCGTCCCGATGCCGCTCACGGCGCCGGTTGA
- the rimP gene encoding ribosome maturation factor RimP, which translates to MAERSAGLPSQRQVVELLDGDFARAGYDIEDVVVDTAVRPPRITVTADADGGLDLDAVAELSRIASERLDALDSPPYVLEVTSPGVDRPLTTEKHYRRAQGRLAELTLDDGSTVTGRIGQVHDGAVDVIVREKRANLTVRDITLTTVVKAVVQVEFSPPSPRELELAGISGEEA; encoded by the coding sequence GTGGCGGAGCGGTCTGCGGGATTACCGTCGCAACGACAGGTGGTCGAACTGCTCGACGGGGACTTCGCGCGCGCCGGCTATGACATCGAGGACGTGGTGGTCGACACCGCCGTCCGTCCACCGCGAATCACCGTGACCGCCGATGCCGACGGCGGCCTGGACCTCGACGCGGTCGCCGAGCTGTCCCGCATCGCCTCGGAGCGCCTCGACGCCCTCGACAGCCCGCCGTATGTGCTCGAGGTGACCTCCCCGGGCGTCGACCGCCCGCTGACGACAGAGAAGCACTACCGCCGCGCGCAGGGGCGGCTCGCCGAGCTGACCCTCGACGACGGCTCCACGGTGACCGGACGCATCGGTCAGGTGCACGACGGCGCCGTCGACGTGATCGTCCGGGAGAAGCGCGCGAATCTGACCGTCCGCGACATCACACTCACCACGGTGGTCAAAGCCGTTGTCCAGGTGGAGTTTTCGCCGCCTAGTCCGCGGGAATTGGAACTGGCCGGCATCTCCGGAGAGGAAGCCTGA